One genomic window of Hydra vulgaris chromosome 03, alternate assembly HydraT2T_AEP includes the following:
- the LOC100206719 gene encoding sideroflexin-5 isoform X2, which produces MQTYPPFSIESQRFNQDTYFGRLQRCFDIVDPRTLFVSEKTLQDSIKMIEDFKKGERNQLTDAQLWRARKIKEAIIHPDTGEKIFAPFRMSGYVPFGTLPVIGMLIPGASFGQVIFWQWLNQSHNACVNYANRNGTKATAISSFIKSYFAAVASAISIALSFSYVIKKSSRLSPEMKLFASRFVAYPATSLANICNVCIMRSGELKDGIDVEDENGNVIGVSKIAAKQAVFETALSRVFLPAPILIFPPLIMSALEKTRFLTKHRRLIFPVNVFVCTMSFGLALPFAIALFPQQSKMLKEKLEPEIADKTKSLFVNFNKGL; this is translated from the exons ATGCAGACTTATCCTCCATTTTCAATTGAAAGTCAAAGATTTAATCAG GATACTTATTTTGGTAGACTTCAAAGATGTTTTGATATAGTTGATCCAAGAACATTGTTTGTATCTGAA AAAACACTTCAAGATTCCATCAAAATGATTGAAGATTTTAAGAAAGGAGAACGCAATCAGCTTACAGATGCTCAG ctATGGCGTGCTCGAAAGATTAAAGAG GCTATTATTCATCCTGATACtggagaaaaaatatttgctccATTTAGAATGTCAG gttatGTACCATTTGGAACACTTCCA gtGATTGGTATGTTGATACCTGGAGCATCATTTGGTCAAGTAATATTTTGGCag TGGTTGAATCAAAGTCACAATGCTTGTGTCAATTATGCAAACCGAAATGGAACTAAG gcAACTGCAATTTCAAGCttcattaaaagttattttgcagctgttgcaAGCGCTATATCTATTGCT ctaAGTTTTAGCTATGTTATAAAGAAAAGTAGTCGGTTATCTCCTGAAATGAAACTGTTTGCATCTCGCTTTGTTGCTTATCCTGCTACat CCCTTGCTAATATCTGTAATGTTTGCATAATGCGTTCCGGAGAACTAAAAGACGGTATTGATGTTGAAGACGAAAATGGTAATGTTATTGGTGTTTCAAAAATAGCTGCAAAACAAGCAGTATTTGAGACAGCACTATCCCGTGTATTTCTACCAGCTCCCATTCTTATATTCCCACCATTAATTATGTCTGCACTTGAAAA aactcGCTTCTTGACAAAACATCGCAGGCTTATTTTTCCAGTAAATGTTTTTGTGTGTACAATGTCATTTGGGTTAGCTTTACCATTTGCAATAGCTTTATTTCCACAGCAATctaag